A section of the Alkalihalobacillus sp. LMS39 genome encodes:
- the asd gene encoding aspartate-semialdehyde dehydrogenase: MANQSGYHVAVVGATGAVGQQMLKTLEERNFPISKLTLLSSKRSAGKTVFFQGEEVVVQEATPEAFEGVQLALFSAGGSVSKQLAPEAVKRGAICVDNTSAFRMTEGVPLVVPEVNEADLREHNGIIANPNCSTIQMVVALEPLRQQYGLKKVVVSTYQAVSGAGLNAINEMKQQSKDLLEGKEATAEILPVGGDKKHYQIAFNAIPQIDLFQENGYTFEEMKMINETKKIMHMSELEVAATCVRLPVETGHSESVYIETEKGGASVEEVRALLANAPGIVLQDDPSNQLYPMATTSVGKNDVFVGRIRKDLDRDNGFHLWVVSDNLLKGAAWNSVQIAESLVKLQLLK, encoded by the coding sequence ATGGCAAATCAATCAGGTTATCATGTAGCAGTAGTAGGAGCAACAGGTGCAGTAGGGCAACAAATGCTAAAAACATTAGAGGAACGTAACTTCCCAATTTCTAAATTAACTTTATTATCATCAAAACGGTCTGCAGGAAAAACAGTATTCTTCCAAGGTGAAGAAGTTGTCGTGCAAGAAGCAACACCAGAAGCATTTGAAGGGGTTCAACTAGCCCTCTTCAGTGCTGGTGGTTCTGTTTCAAAACAACTTGCACCAGAAGCAGTAAAACGTGGAGCAATTTGTGTAGATAATACAAGTGCGTTTCGAATGACAGAAGGAGTTCCATTAGTTGTTCCAGAAGTGAATGAAGCGGATTTACGTGAACATAATGGCATTATTGCCAATCCGAATTGCTCAACGATTCAAATGGTCGTTGCTCTTGAGCCGTTAAGGCAGCAATACGGACTGAAGAAAGTTGTTGTTTCAACATACCAAGCGGTGTCAGGTGCTGGATTAAACGCGATTAATGAAATGAAACAACAATCCAAAGATCTTTTGGAAGGAAAAGAAGCAACAGCAGAAATTTTACCAGTTGGTGGAGATAAAAAGCATTATCAAATCGCATTTAACGCCATTCCACAAATTGATTTATTCCAAGAAAATGGATATACATTTGAAGAAATGAAAATGATTAATGAAACAAAGAAAATAATGCATATGAGCGAGTTAGAAGTAGCGGCAACTTGTGTACGATTACCAGTTGAAACAGGCCATTCAGAATCTGTTTATATTGAGACTGAAAAAGGTGGCGCTTCTGTAGAAGAAGTTCGCGCGTTATTAGCCAATGCCCCAGGTATTGTGCTACAAGATGACCCTAGTAATCAACTTTATCCAATGGCAACAACAAGCGTAGGGAAAAATGATGTGTTTGTTGGACGAATTCGTAAAGATTTAGATCGCGACAACGGATTCCACTTATGGGTTGTTTCTGACAATCTATTAAAAGGTGCAGCATGGAATTCAGTACAAATCGCAGAAAGCCTAGTGAAATTACAATTATTGAAGTAG
- a CDS encoding dipicolinate synthase subunit B — translation MALSFEGKHIGFGLTGSHCTYGAVLPQMKKLVDLGAKVTPFVSNTVISTDTKFGKSEDWIEKIKEITDEDIVDSIVKAEPFGPKTPLDCMVIAPLTGNSTSKLANALTDSPVLMGAKATLRTGNPVVLGISTNDALGLNGMNVMKLMATKNIYFIPFGQDNPHGKPNSLVARMGALPETVEAALRGKQYQPVLVEKYKD, via the coding sequence GGCTTTATCATTTGAAGGAAAGCATATTGGATTTGGGTTAACAGGTTCTCATTGTACGTATGGGGCAGTCCTTCCTCAAATGAAGAAATTAGTTGATTTAGGGGCAAAAGTGACACCGTTTGTTAGTAATACGGTGATTAGTACAGATACGAAGTTCGGAAAAAGTGAAGATTGGATTGAAAAAATAAAGGAAATTACGGATGAGGACATTGTGGACTCTATTGTGAAAGCAGAGCCATTTGGTCCAAAGACTCCTCTTGATTGTATGGTTATTGCTCCACTTACAGGTAATTCTACAAGTAAGTTGGCGAACGCCTTAACAGACTCACCTGTGCTAATGGGAGCGAAAGCGACATTACGTACTGGAAACCCGGTTGTTCTTGGAATCTCAACAAATGATGCGTTGGGGTTAAATGGGATGAACGTCATGAAACTAATGGCGACAAAAAATATATACTTTATTCCATTTGGTCAAGATAATCCACATGGAAAACCAAACTCATTAGTAGCGAGAATGGGAGCATTACCGGAAACTGTTGAGGCTGCTTTACGTGGTAAGCAATATCAGCCTGTATTAGTAGAAAAATACAAAGATTAA